AGATCGGGTTGCAGCGCTTCCACAGCCGGCTGGCGTGGGAGCACCAGGCGGCCGCGTACCTCTCGGTCTGGTCCGAGCTGGTGCCGATGCCCGCGCCGGCCGCGGCGGAGATCCCCCGGCAGCGCGAGGCGGACTGGTTCCCGTTCGGTGACGACCACGGGGCCGACAACGACCGGGTCGCTCGGGGATGATCAAGAAAAGACCGGGACGACCGAGGAGACGTACGTGCACGTGAGCAAGAAGACGATCGTGGTGGCCGCGGTGGCCGTGCTGCTGCTGGTGGGGGCCGCCGTGCTCTACGCGGGCCGGTTGGGCTGGCTCCTCGGGGGCGTCGACGGATGACCGCCGGCCGACGACGCGCGCTGATCGTCGGGGTGCTGGCCGTGGCCCTGCTGGCGGTGGCCGGCGTCGCCTACGCCGGCCGGGCCGGGTGGATCCCCGGTAACGCCGCGGCCGGCGACCAGTACCGGCTGGCGAACCCGGTGCCGCCGTCCGGTGGTGCGGCCACACCGGGCGGTACCGGCGGGCTGGGTGCCTCGCCCGAGACCACCGGCTCGCCGGACGCCTCGTCCACGTCGACGTCCGCCCCGGCGCCGTCACCGGCGCCGCCGCCCGAGGTCACGCGGCCGGGGGAGGACAGCACCGGGGTGCCGGACGGCGTGACGCTGACGGCGTACACCGGGCCGCTGCGGATCACCCAGGCCGGCACCGTGATCGACGGCAAGCGGATCGACGGGTGCCTGGACGTGCGGGCCCGGGACGTGGTGATCAAGCGGTCGAAGCTGACCTGCGGCGGCATCATGCTCAAGATCGAGCAGCGGACCGCGAACCTGACGATCGAGGACAGCGACCTGGACGGCGCGCAGACCGGCTTCGTGGCCGGTTACTGGAACTACACGCTGAGCCGGGTCGACGTCTACAACATCGAGGAGGGGCCGCGGGTCGGCAGCAACGTCATCATCGCCGACAGCTGGTTCCACTCGATGCACCCGGCGCAGTCGGACGAGGCGCACCAGGACCTGATGCAGACCAACGGCGGGTCCAACTCCACGATCCGCGGCAACGTCTTCGACGCGACCAGCACGGTGGCGGGCGTGTCGTTCAACGCGGCGTTCCAGGTCGGCGCGGAGTTCGAGCCGCTGGAGAACGTGCTGGTCGAGGAGAACTGGTTCAACGGCGGCGGCTACACGGTGAACATCCGCAACGATCCGCAGATCAGCAACGTGCTGTTCCGGAACAACGTCTTCGGGCCCAGGCACGGGTACGGCGAGGTGTCCCGGGCGGACTCGCCGGGCATCATCTGGGAGGACAGCAACGTCTCGGAGGCCGACCGCAAACCGGTCTGGTGAGCGGCCGCGGCACCCCGGTGCGCGGTCGGCCTCAGGTCACCCGGTTCGCGGTCGGCCTCCGGCCACGTGGTGAAGGGCAGGCCGCCGGCCTGCCCTTCACCACGCCGCTCTGCCGGACCACCCGTCGACGTGCAGGGAGGCCGCCCGCGGCCGACCGGTGCCCGCGGGAGCACCGGTAGCCGGCCACGCCGGAAGCGGGAAAACGGTTCCGCGGTCCGGGGTCCGCGTTTCGGCGCTCAGAAACCCAGGCCGGACGGCAGCGCGGAGGCCAGCTCGAGCGTCGCCCAGCTCAGGCCCATGCCACCGCTGATCGCGGCGCCGCCACGGCGCACCGGCCGCAGGTCGCGGGCGCTCTCCAGCGCGCCGCGCACCGCGCTTCTCGCGAGCTTGCCCGGGTTCTGCACGGTCCAGCCGGCGAACGCGCGCTGAAGCCGGCGGCGCTGTGCCTCGTCGAGGTCCGCGGCCTGGATCGCCTTCCACAGCTGACTCGCGTAATACCAGGTCAGCGCGCGTGGCGCCGGCTCCGACGTGTAGTCGCGGATGTCGCGCCGCGCGGCCCGGGAGGTGAGCCGGCTGGTGTGCTGGCGGTTCCGGTAGAGCGGCGCCGGGTAGACCGCGACCGGTCCCTGCAGCGCCAGTTCCGCGAGCAGCACCCGGTCCGCGTTCCAGAACGGCAGCAGGCCGCGGGTGCGCGCGATCGCGGCGCGCCGGTAGACGCCGAACACACTGAAGCAGGAGTGCCGGAACGACGCCAGGTCGCCGAAGCGCACGGCCGGGTCCGGATCGTCCAGCCGGATCAGCTCGTCCGGGACGCCCAGCGGCGTACCGGCCTCGTCGATCAGGCGGACCTTGGTGAACGCGCCGATCGCGTCCGGCCGCTGGTCGAGCAGCTCGACGCAGCGCTGGAAGTAGGCCGGGTCGTACTCGTCGTCCGCGGCCACCCACGCGTACAGCTCCGCGTCGCTGAGCGCGAAGACGCGGTTGAAGTTGCCGGGCGCGCCGATGTTGGTCTCGTTGCGCACGTAGCGGAAGCGCGGGTCCTCGGCCGCCACGGCCCGGACGATCCGCGCGGTCGCGTCCGTCGACGCGTTGTCACAGACCGTGACCACGAAGTCGGTGAACGTCTGGCGGCGCAGGCAGTCCAGCACCGACGGCAGGTACCTCTCACCGTTGTGGACGGGCAGACCGATACCGAGCCGGGGCATCCGCGCGGCCTCCTCGCGTTGGGGTGGGTGCGATGGTTTCTACCAGGCAATTCCTAGTTACCGGAACCCCCGTACCGGCCGGTCTGTCGGGTTTCTGCGGTGGTCCTGGCCGTTCGGCCCCGGCGATTCGCGACCCGGGGCCGCAGTCCGCCCCCGAACCGCCAGCGGACCTGCGGTTTCCCCGATTTCCCTCTTAAGATCAACTGCTTGCCGTCGTACGTTTTCGCTGCTGGGAGCCGCTCGATGACTGAAGCTGGGCCGCACAGCAGCGGAACCGTCCGCCGAGCCGTGATCTGGTCCTACGTGCTCACCGGCGGTAACTTCGCGGTGACCGGCGTCGTGACGTTCGTGATGGCCGCGTTCGTGCCGCCCGCCGAGTTCGGCGTGATGGCGCTCGCGCTGGTCTGGGTGACGTTCGCGCAGATGCTCATGCAGCACGGACCGGCGCAGGCGGTGATCCAGCG
This genomic window from Catenuloplanes niger contains:
- a CDS encoding glycosyltransferase family 2 protein, translated to MPRLGIGLPVHNGERYLPSVLDCLRRQTFTDFVVTVCDNASTDATARIVRAVAAEDPRFRYVRNETNIGAPGNFNRVFALSDAELYAWVAADDEYDPAYFQRCVELLDQRPDAIGAFTKVRLIDEAGTPLGVPDELIRLDDPDPAVRFGDLASFRHSCFSVFGVYRRAAIARTRGLLPFWNADRVLLAELALQGPVAVYPAPLYRNRQHTSRLTSRAARRDIRDYTSEPAPRALTWYYASQLWKAIQAADLDEAQRRRLQRAFAGWTVQNPGKLARSAVRGALESARDLRPVRRGGAAISGGMGLSWATLELASALPSGLGF